A window of the Tiliqua scincoides isolate rTilSci1 chromosome 5, rTilSci1.hap2, whole genome shotgun sequence genome harbors these coding sequences:
- the LOC136651481 gene encoding crk-like protein, which produces MLPQAMSAFGDAHEWYMGALSRQEAAACLQGHRHGTFLVRDSTTCPGDYVLSVSENSKVSHYIINSLPGRLRIGEHEFDGFPALLDFYRLHYLDTTTLVAPVGRVVAPASAQPPPAGEWVRALYDFVGRDQEDLPFTKGEPLRVLAKPEEQWWTAQRADGRVGMIPVPYVQPCPYAHPSGHGAARHAPVIARAVQRRVPGANDKTALAFEVGDLIAVTKMNVNGQWEGELNGRRGHFPFTHVKVLDPEETS; this is translated from the exons ATGCTCCCCCAAGCCATGTCGGCCTTTGGGGATGCCCATGAGTGGTATATGGGGGCTCTGAGCAGACAGGAGGCAGCTGCGTGTCTCCAGGGACACCGCCATGGAACATTCCTAGTTCGGGATAGTACCACATGTCCTGGTGACTATGTACTCTCCGTCAGTGAAAATTCTAAG GTGTCTCACTACATCATAAACAGCCTCCCTGGACGTCTCCGAATTGGGGAGCATGAATTTGACGGCTTCCCTGCTCTGCTAGACTTCTACCGCCTCCACTATCTGGACACCACCACTCTGGTAGCCCCTGTAGGTCGGGTTGTGGCCCCTGCCTCTGCCCAGCCACCTCCAGCTGGTGAATGGGTCCGTGCCCTCTATGACTTCGTAGGCCGCGATCAGGAAGACCTCCCCTTCACCAAGGGGGAACCATTGAGGGTGCTGGCCAAGCCTGAAGAGCAATGGTGGACAGCACAGCGTGCAGATGGGCGTGTGGGTATGATACCTGTGCCATATGTTCAGCCCTGTCCATATGCTCACCCCAGCGGCCATGGGGCTGCACGCCATGCTCCAGTAATAGCACGAGCAGTGCAGCGAAGGGTGCCTGGTGCTAATGACAAGACTGCATTGGCCTTTGAG GTGGGCGACCTCATTGCTGTCACCAAAATGAATGTCAATGGCCAATGGGAGGGAGAGCTGAATGGGCGCCGTGGCCACTTTCCCTTCACCCATGTCAAGGTGCTGGACCCTGAGGAGACCAGCTGA
- the ALDOA gene encoding fructose-bisphosphate aldolase A, whose product MPHQYPALTPEQKKELSDIAHRIVATGKGILAADESTGSIAKRLSSIGTENTEENRRYYRQVLFTADDRVNPCIGGVILFHETMYQKADDGRQFTQVIKDKGAVVGIKVDKGVVPLAGTNGETTTQGLDGLSERCAQYKKDGADFAKWRCVLKITPTTPSYLAITENANVLARYASICQQNGIVPIVEPEILPDGDHDLKRCQYVTEKVLAAVYKALSDHHIYLEGSLLKPNMVTAGHACTKKYTAEEIAMATVTALRRSVPPAVPGITFLSGGQSEEEASVNLNAINKCPLHKPWALTFSYGRALQASALKAWSGKKENTKNAQEEYIKRALANSLAAQGKYVSTGQTGTAASESLFVSNHAY is encoded by the exons ATGCCTCACCAATACCCAGCCTTGACCCCTGAGCAGAAGAAGGAGCTCTCAGATATTGCTCATCGTATTGTGGCAACTGGCAAAGGCATCCTTGCTGCTGATGAATCCACTG GCAGCATTGCCAAGCGCCTGAGCTCCATTGGCACTGAGAACACCGAAGAGAACCGTCGCTACTACAGGCAGGTGCTCTTCACTGCAGATGACCGTGTTAACCCTTGCATCGGTGGCGTTATCCTCTTTCATGAGACTATGTACCAGAAGGCCGATGATGGGCGCCAGTTCACCCAGGTCATCAAGGACAAGGGTGCTGTTGTTGGAATCAAG GTAGACAAAGGTGTTGTGCCTCTTGCTGGGACTAACGGAGAGACTACCACCCAGG GTCTGGATGGCCTGTCTGAACGCTGTGCTCAGTACAAGAAGGATGGCGCTGACTTTGCCAAGTGGCGCTGTGTCTTGAAGATCACTCCAACCACCCCTTCCTACTTGGCCATAACTGAGAATGCCAATGTGCTCGCTCGCTATGCCAGCATCTGCCAGCAG AATGGGATCGTTCCTATTGTGGAACCTGAAATCCTCCCTGATGGTGACCACGACCTTAAACGCTGCCAGTATGTGACTGAGAAG GTTCTGGCTGCTGTATACAAGGCCCTTAGCGACCACCACATCTACTTGGAGGGGAGCTTGCTCAAGCCAAACATGGTGACTGCTGGTCATGCTTGCACCAAGAAATACACTGCTGAGGAGATTGCCATGGCAACTGTCACTGCTTTGCGACGCTCTGTGCCTCCTGCTGTGCCTG GCATCACCTTCCTGTCTGGTGGCCAGAGTgaggaggaggcctccgtcaACCTCAACGCCATCAACAAGTGCCCCTTGCACAAGCCATGGGCTCTGACCTTCTCCTATGGTCGTGCCTTGCAAGCATCTGCCCTCAAGGCCTGGAGTGGCAAGAAAGAGAACACTAAGAACGCACAAGAGGAATACATCAAGCGTGCTTTG GCCAACAGCCTTGCTGCCCAGGGCAAATATGTTTCAACTGGCCAaactggaactgctgccagtgaatCCCTCTTTGTTTCCAACCATGCTTATTAA